From the genome of bacterium:
TGGTTCACATGTATGCCCCGTGCCACCGCGGCGCCCGCCCGGTCTTCCGCCTACTCGACCATCCCCCCCGGCGTCTCGCGCTTCAGGAACGGCTCGATGAACGCGTGCAGCAGATCGGGCTGCGCGATGATCGCGGTGTGCGAGGTCGCGGGCATGACGGCGAGGCGCGAGGCGGGCAACGGATCGCCCATGTCGCCCATGGCGCCGCCGCCGAGCAGCCGGAACAGCGCGACGGAGTGCTCGAGGGTCACGACGTCGGCATCGCCGGCGATGATCAGCACCGGAACCTGCAGCCCCTTGACGTCCTCCTCCCAGTCCATCGGCTCCTTCTCGAGCGCGATCAGCTTCTCGACCAGCGCGCGGAAGCCGTCCGGGTTCGCTGCGAGCTTGCGGTACTCGTCCTCCAGCGGCGTGTTCACGAACATCTCGGGCGTCATCTGCGGAACGAACGCCCGGAACTCCGGCTGCCAGCCGGCCGTGTCGTAGGCAGCGGATGCGACGACGAGCTTGTTCACCCTCGTGGGGTGACGGATCGCGAGCTGGAGCGCGGCGGCCGCGCCCATGGAGTAGCCGAAGACGTCGGCCTTCTCGAGCCCGATCGCATCCATGAACGCCGCCACGTCGTCGGCCAGGTCGGGGTAGGTGATGGGCCGGTCGATGTCGGTCGTGCGGCCGTGGCCCTGGAGCTCGAGCGCGTAGACCCGATGGGTCTCGGCGAGCTTCGGGATGATCGCGCCCATCGACTCGATGGTCATGTACGCGCCGTGCAGCACGATCAGCGGCTCGCCCTGGCCGGAGACCTCGTAGTACATCTGCATGCCGTTGACCTCCACACGCCCCGGCATCGGCTCCGCGGCGGGCCGCGGCGTGGGGGCGACGCACGCGATGGCGAGAACGGCGACGGCGGACGGCAGGACGCGAGACGACAGGACGGTGTGGAACATCGGATCCTCCATGGGGCCGCGGATGGCTTGCCAGGCCCGGGCATCACGGCCGGGCGTTCCACACCGGCAACGAGCGAGGGGAGCCGAGATCGACAGCGCCCGGGAGAGGCCCGGGCGCACATTCCATGCACGTTCCAGGTGGCGATCTCTACGACGCGGGTCCCCGGGCGGTGGGCGGCGCGGCCAGCGCTTCGGCCCCCTGCGGACTCACGGCGGCCGCCACCTTCTCCGACGGCGGCCGCGGCAGCCGCACCGTGAAGCGCGCGCCGCGGCCGGGGCCATCGCTGGCGGCCTCGATCGTGCCGCCGTGCAGCTCGACGAGGTCGCGGGCGATCGAGAGGCCGAGGCCCAGGCCGCCGTGGCGCCGCGTCCTGCCGCTCTCCGCCTGCCAGAACCGGTCGAAGACGTGCGGCAACAGCTCGGGGGCGATGCCTTCGCCCGTATCCGTCACCGTGAGCACCGCATCCGTCTCGCCCGCCGACAGCCGCGCTTCCACGACGCTACCGGGCCGGCTGAACTTCACGGCGTTCGACAGCAGGTTCCAGACGACCTGCTGGAGGCGCGTGGCGTCGCCCCGCACCACGCACGGGTCCTCGGCCAGCAGCACGCGCAGCTCGACACCCGCCTCGTCCGCGGCCGGCCGCACCACGTCCGCCGCGGCCTTGACGACGGCCGCCAGATCCACCGGCCGCGCGTCCAGCCGCAGCATCCCGGCCCGCAGACGTGAGACGTCGAGCAGGTCGTCGATGAGCTGCGCTTGCGCCTTGGCGCCGCGCTCGATCGTGGCCAGCGCATGGTCCACCGTCGCCGGGTCTTTCACCGTGCCCTCCCGCAGCATGGACGCCCAGCCGAGGATCGCGGTGAGCGGCGTGCGCAGCTCGTGGGAGACCGTGGCGAGGAACTCGTCCTTCGCACGGTTGGCCGCCTCCGCCTGCGCGCGCAGCTCCCGCTCCCGCACCAGCAGCTCCTCCCGCTCCTTCTCGGCCGCCCGGCGCGCGGTGATGTCCATGAGGGACGCGACGGCGCCACGGGGCTCGCCGTTGGCATCGAGCAGCGGCAGAGCGCTGATCAGCTCGCGTTTGACCTCGCCGTCGTCGAACACGATGTCGAGCTCGAGGTCGTGGAGCGCCACACCCTCGCGCGCCGCCCTCTGCACGGGAAGATCGTCGGGCGCGAGCTCCACGCCGTCCTGGAACACACGGAAGTGGCTCGGCGCCTCGCCGGGCGGAGCGCTCAACGAGAGGTTGCCGTCCGCCTCCGGGATGCGGAGGAACTCGCGGGCCACGCGGTTGCCCACGATCCTCCGCGCCGACCGGTCCGTCGCGATGAGGAGGCCGATCGGCAGCACCTCCATCATCGCCTCGATCTCGTGGAGCCGGTCCCGCAACTGGGCTTCAGCGGCGAGTCGCCGCTCCTCGATCCGGTTCACCCTCATCGCCGTCCGCACGATCAGGCCCGTGAGGATGGCGACGATGGCGAGCATCAGCGCTGCGACGGCGAAGGGCGCATCGATGTAGCCGACTTTCTCGAGCTGCAGTCGGATCCAGCCGAGCAGCAGCGGCACGCTGACGGCGAAGGCGAGAATCCGCCGCGCCATGATGCTGCCGGCCCCGGGCCCCGCGACGATCGGCCCGAACCCGCGGTCCACGGAGGCGGCCAGCAACCCGAAGCTCAGCAGCAGCAGTGCGACCGCCGCGCGCAGGGAGATGCCCGTGAAGCCGGCCACACCGTAGAGCATGTCCACCGAGTAGCCGTATCCGGTGATGACCAGCAACGCGATCGTGCCGATCCCGATCGCGGCCGACTGGGCGAGGGCAGGAGCGCGTCTGGTGTGCAGGAGGAAGAGCGACAGGCCCGCGAGGGTGAAGCACGCGGATGCCGGCGGACCGATCCGGCCCGGGCTAGCGGTCGCGACCGCGCCGAGCCCCTCGGTGAACAGGGGCTGATCGATCCCCAGGTCCCAGCCGAAGAGGTCCTGGCTGAGCGTGGCCGCGCCCGTCACGCCCACCAGCGCCCCCAGCGCCTGCCCCACCACCCGCGGCACGGCGCCCCGCCCGCGGAGGCACGCAAGCGAGAGCGAGGCGCCGGCGAGGACCAACAGCAACGCCGCGTTCGCCTTGGTCGTGATGCCGGCATGGCCGCCCTTGAGCGGCTCCACGTCGTACGCCCAGCCGGCGAGCGTCAGTCCGCCCGTCGCGATCAGCACGCATCCCACCACGCAGCCGAGCGTCCGGCCCCGGTTCGCGATGCGACCGTCGAGTGGGAGGGCGGATTGTGCCATGTCTGCACCCGCACCGGGCGTGGGCCAGGCAGTGCCGGGTACCGAGGTTCGGGCATCGTCCAGTATACGCGCGCGCCCGCGGCCGGTGCAATGAAGTCGCTGGACACGCCGGCCACCGGGAGCCGCAACGCGTCGGCATCACGGCGGACACCTGCCGCTGCGCTGCGTGCGGGCGAGCGCGGGACCCGGGCCCCGAGCTCCATCCACTGCGAGGGACCGTTGCCCCGCGCTCACGCCGGCCTACATTCCCCACACGCCGCGACCCAGGAGTCGCTGGCGCCTGTGCGCGCGAACGCGCCTGCACGTGGCCCGCGCTGCGGCGCGCTCAACCCTCGATGCGGAGGCCTGGCCGATGATCCTGCTGCCCGCTCACTCGGGGATACGGTATCTCGTCCTGCTGGCTGGATTGGTCGTCGCGCTGTACGCGGCGGTGGGGCTGTTCGGCCGCAAGCCGTACGACCGCGGCGGCCGCATCACGCTGCAGGTGTTCGTAGGTCTCCTCGACGTGCAGCTCCTGCTCGGCCTGCTGCTCGTCTTCAGCCGTCCCTTCTACCCGGCGCTCACCGGCCACATCGTGATGATGGTCCTCGCGGTCGCCACCGCACACGTGGCGAGCACCATCAACCGGCGGCGGCCGCCCGAGCGGAAGAGCTGGGGACTCCAGCTCGGCGCGGCCTTGCTCGCCCTGTTCTTCATCGTCGGTGGGATCCTGGCGATCGGACGGCCGATCCTCTGAGCGCGTGATCGCTCAGAAGTTCGGCGCGTAGTACGGGTTGAGCCCGCTCGCGTGGTCCGTCACATCCTCGACGCCCACGATCTCCGGCACGGCCTCGCGGATCATCCGCTCCACGCCGTGCCGCAGCGTCACCCGCGCCATGCCGCAGCCCTGGCAGCCGCCGCTCATCTCGATGTAGACGACGTTGTCCTTCACGTCCACGAGCGAGATGTAGCCGCCGTGCGCGGCGATCGCGGGGTTGATCCGCTGCTCGATCACCTGCTGCACCCGCTCCGCCAGCGGACCCGTCGGCGCCGAGCCGCCGGCCGGCCGCCGGCTCGCCGGCCTCACCTCGAAGCCGACCTCGCCGTTCCGCTCCACGTAGTCGATCGTCGCGCCCTCGAGCCGCCCGGCGCTGGCCCGGTCCACGATCACGCGGAACCCGCCGCCGTCCAGCACCACGTCGTCCTCCCCGGGCTCGCCCTCGACCAGCGCCAGCTCGTACTCCGGCGCGAACGGGCTGCCGCGCACCGCCACACGGAGCGATGGCTGCTGCTCGTATCCCTCTGCCATGAAGGAGAGGACCATCTGCCTGGCCGTCTCCGTGAACGTCAGCATCTCTCGCCTCCTCTGATCGCACCACCGGCTACCCCATCGTGTACCCCCACCCCGGTGCGCCGGTCCGGCGCCCGGCGCACCCCGCGGACGGGCGGACGCCGCTCCGCACCGTGGCGTGCCCTGCGACGCAAACCATCCGCCCCGCGCTCTCCAACACCCCGCTGCCAGCCGCCACAACGCACCGCCCGGCCTACCGGTGCAATCTAACTCCCATCTGGCGCATCCTGTACACCGCGGGCCATACTTGACCGATCGTTCCAGATAGACCAGCTTCCCCACCATGGTGAGGACCAAGGAGTTCGATCCGGACGCCGCACTCGACGCCGCGCTCCAGCTCTTCTGGGAGCGAGGATACGAGGCGACGTCCATTCAGGACCTGGTCGACCACCTCGGCATCGGGCGCG
Proteins encoded in this window:
- a CDS encoding alpha/beta hydrolase, whose product is MFHTVLSSRVLPSAVAVLAIACVAPTPRPAAEPMPGRVEVNGMQMYYEVSGQGEPLIVLHGAYMTIESMGAIIPKLAETHRVYALELQGHGRTTDIDRPITYPDLADDVAAFMDAIGLEKADVFGYSMGAAAALQLAIRHPTRVNKLVVASAAYDTAGWQPEFRAFVPQMTPEMFVNTPLEDEYRKLAANPDGFRALVEKLIALEKEPMDWEEDVKGLQVPVLIIAGDADVVTLEHSVALFRLLGGGAMGDMGDPLPASRLAVMPATSHTAIIAQPDLLHAFIEPFLKRETPGGMVE
- a CDS encoding iron-sulfur cluster assembly accessory protein; the encoded protein is MLTFTETARQMVLSFMAEGYEQQPSLRVAVRGSPFAPEYELALVEGEPGEDDVVLDGGGFRVIVDRASAGRLEGATIDYVERNGEVGFEVRPASRRPAGGSAPTGPLAERVQQVIEQRINPAIAAHGGYISLVDVKDNVVYIEMSGGCQGCGMARVTLRHGVERMIREAVPEIVGVEDVTDHASGLNPYYAPNF